Proteins co-encoded in one Sulfurimonas sp. HSL1-2 genomic window:
- a CDS encoding DUF4395 domain-containing protein: protein MAAACPVALVKIDENQVRLQAMLVVLSAAAFLGSGSSWLLALLVYDFAIRVLGRPKGSPFFLVSRQIIKRFAMTAKPVDAGPKKFAAKIGLLLAVVAMVLAVVDYGMGAVWLMGMMGLFALLEAACGFCVGCKVYTLFLPLLSRR, encoded by the coding sequence ATGGCAGCTGCTTGCCCCGTGGCATTGGTAAAGATTGATGAAAATCAGGTAAGACTGCAGGCGATGCTGGTCGTACTCAGCGCCGCTGCATTTTTGGGAAGCGGATCGTCCTGGCTGCTGGCGCTGCTGGTATACGATTTCGCGATCCGTGTTCTGGGAAGACCAAAAGGGAGCCCGTTCTTTCTGGTAAGCCGGCAGATCATCAAGCGGTTTGCGATGACGGCCAAACCCGTCGATGCGGGACCGAAAAAGTTTGCGGCTAAGATCGGGCTGCTCCTTGCGGTCGTAGCGATGGTGCTGGCCGTTGTCGACTATGGGATGGGTGCCGTATGGCTTATGGGAATGATGGGGCTTTTTGCGCTGCTCGAAGCCGCGTGCGGCTTCTGTGTGGGCTGTAAAGTGTATACGCTGTTTCTGCCGCTGCTGTCGCGGCGTTGA